TCCCTTTTTGTATCAGGAGTATCTTCCCCCTTGGGCTGGCACAGAAGCAGAAATGATTTATCAGTTGCACAGTACCCCTGCCCAACTTTGGGCTGAGTTAGGGCTTTGGGGAATTATGATCCAAGTGGGGGCAATTTTCGTTTGGGGAATTCTCTGCTGGCGAGTTTTGACTCAGGAATTAGCAAGGAAAGACTTTATTCTTGCTGTAGGAATGCTGTGTGCTGTTGGCGGTTATTTTGCCGTTAGTGTAACGGATTATCAGTTAGATAATATGGGGATTAGTGGAATATTGGTCATTTATTTCGCGATCCTAGCAACGATTTTCCGCCAGCAAGCCTTTATTTCGTTACGAATGGCTAAAGGTTTGGCATGGGGGGGATTTGCTTTTTTAATGGCAGTTGTTGTCTGGTTGATTCCGATTCATCGTGCTTGGCAAGTTTCCACAGAAGGATTTATGGCTTTAGCGGAGGAAGAAGTAGATATATTTCAAGAAAAACTGACTCAAGCCTATGAATTAACTCCTTGGAATCCTTATTATGCTTATCAATTGGGTTGGAATTTAGGAGATTTGGGATTACGTTCCCAGCAAGAGGAATTATTGCAAGAAGGGATCACTTGGTTTGAGCGAGGATTAGAAGTAGGGCGCGATCGCGAATTTGGTTATAGTAATCTAGGTTGGTTACAGTTTTATTCGGGAGATGTTACCGCTGCCAGTGAGTCTTTTACCCAAGCAGCAGAATTACTCCCTGCTAAAAAAGGGGTGTTTTATGGATTAGGGTATAGTTTATTACGGCAAGATCAACGCGAGGCGGCGATTAGGGCTTTAACTTTAGAAGTGTTACGGCATCCCATTTTCATCACTAGCCCAGTTTGGGAATTGTCTGATTTACAGTCAGTGTATCCTGACGTGTTAGAAAGCGCGATCGCGCAGTGTGATGAATTCTTAGACAACAATTCCCTCTCCAATTATTGTCATCGCACTCGTGGCATTTTATTGTGGTGGCAAGGAGATTTTGACGTAGCCAAGGAAGATTTAAGGGAATATGGTAATGCTTTAAGCCAACTGGTTTTAGAGATTAGCCTCGGAAAAGACATCGCTGCCGTACAAGATGAGGCTTCCTCACCAGAGATAAAGCAACTGCTTTCAGCTTGGTTAAATCAGGATCAACGTCCACAACTCTTACAAGAAGCCTTTGTCATTGCTAGGGAAGAATTTCCCCAACAACAACACTTAGAAAACTTAATTAACACAATGGCAACCTCAGAAAATTTTGTACAATGGCTGAAAGACAATGCC
This window of the Euhalothece natronophila Z-M001 genome carries:
- a CDS encoding O-antigen ligase family protein; this translates as MTELESSSQRSAGQLLALLTAAFYTLFTLLPDSHSLMVAWPWVLIWQVALICPILWLLAILFNTKQFPQLGNKIDFWVGLVVIALIISTLGAELPNQARWYSWAAFGFIAALYALNDWLALPQRWYRLLVFQGGLAVAFILVSLSLWSFQTLLPELDRLAALSDYGVEGGFDFSVLELRNWAPFGHQNYVAGYLVLTLPLLMSLAIVESGWRRWLWFGSFAVGLVDLYTTSSRAGWLGLFVVGLVALAVGFIRSSLPKLWLLLSAATMMGLFLLLILTNNRLRGFFIGIFTGEGGGQLSYRVITMTTGWEMGIAHWLTGVGLGNVPFLYQEYLPPWAGTEAEMIYQLHSTPAQLWAELGLWGIMIQVGAIFVWGILCWRVLTQELARKDFILAVGMLCAVGGYFAVSVTDYQLDNMGISGILVIYFAILATIFRQQAFISLRMAKGLAWGGFAFLMAVVVWLIPIHRAWQVSTEGFMALAEEEVDIFQEKLTQAYELTPWNPYYAYQLGWNLGDLGLRSQQEELLQEGITWFERGLEVGRDREFGYSNLGWLQFYSGDVTAASESFTQAAELLPAKKGVFYGLGYSLLRQDQREAAIRALTLEVLRHPIFITSPVWELSDLQSVYPDVLESAIAQCDEFLDNNSLSNYCHRTRGILLWWQGDFDVAKEDLREYGNALSQLVLEISLGKDIAAVQDEASSPEIKQLLSAWLNQDQRPQLLQEAFVIAREEFPQQQHLENLINTMATSENFVQWLKDNAPTWQYRHQRSGFSVNLRQMGGAVPSDYYRVYENIPINVWFSSLFPSSSYFPELDSKLNQKRF